The following proteins are encoded in a genomic region of Oceanispirochaeta sp.:
- a CDS encoding cob(I)yrinic acid a,c-diamide adenosyltransferase, producing MKKKQLDFDQITTRGGDTGDSTLFNGERRRKDDPLFHLLGDLDELSSTLGVAKAGLRQFGPLPETEKRAFHWIGLFERIQADLIILGGMVANPDNRSRLKITPLTDKDTTYLEEAQREMMETTFFPREFIHPGKTLCSAWIDVSRTVCRRCERQIVGLIRNGVMTHLIPCQVYLNRLSDLLFVSARYWEQIKE from the coding sequence ATGAAAAAGAAACAACTGGATTTTGACCAGATAACGACGCGGGGAGGGGACACGGGAGATTCCACTCTTTTTAACGGAGAGCGGAGACGCAAGGATGATCCTCTCTTCCATCTTCTGGGAGACCTGGATGAGCTCTCCAGTACTCTGGGTGTTGCCAAAGCCGGGTTAAGACAGTTTGGCCCTCTCCCGGAGACGGAGAAGAGGGCGTTTCATTGGATCGGTCTTTTTGAGCGGATTCAGGCAGATCTGATCATCCTGGGAGGGATGGTTGCCAACCCTGATAACAGAAGCAGGCTCAAGATCACGCCTCTGACCGATAAAGATACGACCTATCTGGAAGAGGCTCAACGGGAAATGATGGAAACCACCTTCTTTCCCAGAGAGTTTATTCACCCGGGGAAGACTCTCTGTTCTGCCTGGATTGATGTGTCCAGAACAGTCTGTCGCCGCTGTGAGAGACAGATTGTCGGTTTGATCCGAAATGGAGTGATGACTCATCTTATCCCTTGTCAGGTTTATCTGAACAGGCTCTCGGATCTGCTTTTTGTCTCTGCCCGGTATTGGGAGCAGATCAAGGAATAA
- the pheT gene encoding phenylalanine--tRNA ligase subunit beta has product MYISIDWIKDFVDLPEMNQEKLAQRFTMATCEVEDVLTTGELLERVRIVEITQVEDHPDSDHLHLVRFTDGKEEHQVVCGAPNAVVGKRVPYAPQGTTFPGGFTLTPKKIRGVVSEGMLCSETELVLGDDDSGLKIFPDDAPLGQSVGEYIGQKNDILFDIDNKSITHRPDLWGHYGMAREFAAVFGSPLKDLWNDGWEQNIRSWMSDENPPVSITVDPDSANLGFTGISMDNITIKDSPLWIQNRLNACGMRPINNIVDISNYVMLELGIPNHIFDRDTIRGEKIIVRRAGEDKEFVTLDEMTRELQPSDTMVCDAQGPSGIAGIMGGLDSSIADKTSRIFLEVANWKDSEVRSTATRLGLRTDALQRYEKSLDSQLLERSLLRLIELVKESCPEAVVKGSIVKVNMPVYTPLVIRVSPRRICQVLGKKIPTLEIVQILEALDFAVAQSERELTVTVPSYRSTKDIECDADIIEEIGRIIGYDNITPESPMNAISAVRLSEAKVKSRKIQDFMVNRAGALEIMTYPMVGEKLLDQAYWPEKNETLVLVNAMSPESDRMRPSLIPSLMASAALNQKSYSSFKMFELGRSYQEDVQDFSNERYQLGFVSFDKKNSPYLDVANRVEELMNSLNISYRMIPGKNDQNPLYPVDWAGIHPYETMDIQIMGRSRGYIGTIHPLVCRNFKIKGQLVIAVLDLTDFQDQRMKDKTKYQPLDRFPSSLFDCTVLAEAHTPVEDVVSALKTLKMKELDWVKVADVFVMSEEQKSVTLRMSFKDPDKTLTGDFIKEAEDKVIATLKSKGYPLKM; this is encoded by the coding sequence ATGTACATATCAATAGACTGGATCAAGGATTTTGTAGATCTTCCAGAGATGAACCAGGAAAAACTGGCGCAACGATTCACCATGGCGACCTGTGAGGTGGAAGATGTTCTGACCACGGGTGAACTGCTGGAAAGAGTTCGGATTGTAGAGATTACCCAGGTGGAGGATCACCCTGATTCGGATCATCTTCATCTGGTGCGATTCACAGATGGCAAAGAGGAACACCAGGTTGTCTGTGGAGCTCCCAATGCCGTTGTGGGCAAAAGAGTTCCTTATGCTCCCCAGGGAACAACATTCCCCGGCGGCTTTACTCTGACACCCAAGAAGATCCGGGGTGTTGTTTCTGAGGGAATGCTCTGCAGTGAAACAGAGCTGGTCCTCGGAGATGACGACTCAGGTTTAAAGATTTTTCCAGACGATGCTCCCCTGGGACAGTCTGTGGGTGAGTATATAGGTCAAAAGAATGACATCCTCTTTGACATCGATAATAAATCCATCACACACCGCCCCGACCTCTGGGGCCATTACGGTATGGCCCGGGAGTTCGCAGCAGTATTCGGAAGTCCTTTAAAGGATCTCTGGAATGACGGGTGGGAGCAAAATATCCGGTCCTGGATGAGCGATGAAAATCCCCCCGTGAGCATCACGGTAGATCCCGACTCTGCCAACCTGGGATTTACAGGGATTTCCATGGACAACATCACCATCAAAGACAGCCCCCTGTGGATTCAAAACCGTCTGAATGCCTGCGGCATGAGGCCTATCAACAACATTGTCGATATTTCAAACTATGTCATGCTTGAACTGGGAATTCCAAACCATATTTTTGATAGAGATACCATCCGGGGCGAAAAAATCATCGTCCGCCGAGCCGGGGAGGATAAAGAATTTGTAACCCTGGATGAAATGACAAGAGAACTCCAGCCGTCGGATACAATGGTCTGTGACGCCCAGGGACCTTCAGGAATCGCCGGGATCATGGGCGGACTCGACAGCAGTATCGCCGATAAAACCAGCCGTATTTTTCTGGAGGTGGCCAACTGGAAGGATTCGGAAGTCCGCTCCACAGCCACCCGTTTGGGGTTGAGAACCGATGCCCTCCAGCGCTATGAAAAATCACTGGATTCCCAGCTTCTGGAAAGGTCGCTTCTGCGGTTGATCGAGTTGGTCAAAGAGAGCTGTCCCGAAGCCGTCGTGAAAGGATCGATTGTCAAAGTAAATATGCCGGTCTATACACCCCTGGTCATCAGGGTCAGCCCCCGGAGGATCTGCCAGGTCCTGGGAAAAAAAATTCCCACCCTTGAGATTGTCCAGATTCTGGAAGCCCTGGATTTTGCTGTTGCACAATCAGAAAGAGAACTGACCGTGACCGTTCCCTCCTATAGATCTACAAAAGACATTGAATGTGATGCGGATATTATCGAAGAGATCGGCCGGATTATCGGTTATGACAACATAACCCCTGAATCTCCCATGAACGCCATCTCTGCGGTCAGACTGTCAGAGGCCAAGGTGAAGAGCAGAAAAATTCAGGATTTCATGGTGAACCGGGCGGGCGCATTGGAAATCATGACCTATCCCATGGTGGGAGAAAAACTCCTGGATCAGGCTTATTGGCCGGAGAAGAATGAGACATTGGTCCTGGTGAATGCCATGAGTCCTGAATCAGACCGTATGAGGCCTTCCCTGATTCCCAGCCTTATGGCATCGGCAGCCCTGAATCAGAAGAGTTACAGCTCCTTCAAGATGTTTGAACTGGGACGGAGTTATCAGGAAGATGTCCAGGACTTTTCAAACGAGCGTTATCAGCTGGGTTTTGTGTCCTTTGATAAAAAGAACTCTCCCTACCTGGATGTGGCCAACCGTGTAGAAGAGCTGATGAACAGTCTGAATATCTCCTACAGGATGATCCCCGGGAAAAATGATCAGAATCCCCTCTATCCTGTAGACTGGGCGGGAATCCACCCCTATGAAACCATGGATATACAGATCATGGGACGGAGCCGCGGGTATATCGGAACCATTCATCCTCTGGTTTGCCGGAATTTTAAGATCAAGGGACAGCTGGTCATCGCTGTTCTGGATCTGACAGACTTTCAGGATCAGAGGATGAAGGACAAGACTAAATATCAGCCTCTGGACCGCTTTCCTTCCTCCCTGTTTGACTGTACGGTACTCGCCGAGGCTCATACTCCTGTGGAAGATGTCGTCAGCGCCTTGAAGACTTTGAAGATGAAAGAGCTGGACTGGGTGAAGGTGGCAGATGTCTTTGTCATGTCGGAAGAACAGAAATCCGTTACTCTGAGGATGTCTTTTAAAGACCCCGACAAGACACTGACGGGAGACTTTATCAAGGAAGCCGAAGATAAGGTCATTGCGACCTTGAAAAGCAAGGGTTATCCCTTGAAAATGTAG
- a CDS encoding SGNH/GDSL hydrolase family protein: protein MSKFLFMGDSLTAGNLGFSFLKLLQDSSVLMEHTLMNGGEDGYTLEGLRLKLEAFLTRNKLPDVLILEGGANDVLLPRMQSQGPEWDPFIRKLKRHGSVPAGDKASFRNTLRTILSAAFDSMIPRVMICTIPCLGEDLLSGLNLKREEYNNIIREACLEYEQALFDCSCIDLAQRFEETLLPFQPGSPYLFNDPEALQHDARRILSEGENTLCSERKLQLTIDGAHLNSKGAELMARCFLEAFHREGLISFIP from the coding sequence ATGTCCAAATTTTTATTTATGGGTGACAGCCTCACCGCCGGGAATCTGGGATTCAGTTTTCTGAAGCTCCTCCAAGATTCTTCAGTTCTGATGGAGCACACACTGATGAATGGCGGGGAAGACGGATACACCCTGGAGGGTCTCCGTCTGAAATTGGAGGCTTTTCTGACCAGAAATAAACTTCCCGATGTTCTGATTCTGGAGGGGGGAGCCAATGATGTTCTTCTGCCCCGCATGCAGTCACAGGGACCTGAATGGGATCCCTTCATCAGAAAACTGAAACGCCATGGTTCTGTCCCGGCCGGGGACAAGGCCTCCTTCAGAAATACCCTCCGGACCATCCTGTCCGCTGCTTTCGACAGCATGATTCCAAGGGTCATGATCTGCACGATTCCCTGTCTGGGAGAAGACCTGTTATCCGGGTTGAACCTGAAAAGGGAAGAGTACAACAACATTATCCGAGAGGCATGTCTTGAGTACGAACAAGCCCTTTTTGACTGCTCCTGTATAGATCTGGCCCAAAGATTTGAAGAGACCCTCCTCCCCTTTCAACCCGGCTCTCCCTATCTATTCAATGACCCGGAAGCGCTGCAGCATGATGCCCGCCGTATTTTATCAGAGGGAGAAAATACTCTGTGCAGTGAAAGAAAGCTGCAACTCACCATTGACGGAGCCCATCTGAACAGCAAAGGTGCAGAACTAATGGCCCGGTGTTTTCTGGAAGCCTTCCACCGAGAGGGACTCATAAGTTTTATTCCTTGA